One Kushneria konosiri genomic window, ATCCGAACACCTCACCGCGACGGACCTCGAAACTGACCGGCGCGGCAAGCCCTCGCCCTTCCAGGTTCTGGACCTTCAGGATGACGTCGCCGGTCTCGCGGCTGCGATAGCCGTAGACATCCTCGATATCACGCCCGACCATCTCGCTGACCAGCTGATCCTGGGTGAGCCCTGCCATGGTCTCGTGGGTGCAGATATGGCGGCCGTCACGAAAGACCGTGACGGCGTCGCACATCTCGAACACCTCCTCCATGCGGTGGGTGACATAGAGCACGACCCGACCCTCATCGCGCAGGCGCTTGACGATGCGCTTGAGCTGTCGTGTCTCCTGCACCGACAGCGAACTGGTCGGCTCGTCAAAGGCGATGATGCGGGCATCACGCAACAGCGCCCGGCCGATCTCGATCATCTGCTGCTGTCCGATCGAAAGGTCGCGCACCTTTGTCGATGGATGGACGCTGCCCTCCCCCAGCTCCTCGAGAATCATCAGTGCCCGCTCACGCAGCCGTTTGCGATCCACGATGCCGTAGTGCTGAGGCAACTGTCCCAGCAGCAGGTTTTCCGCCACCGACAGGTTGGGCGAGAGCGTGAGTTCCTGATAGATGATCGCAATGCCCAGCCGCAGCGCCTCGCGGGCATTGGCGAAGACATGACGCTCGCCACCGACCCTGAGGGCACCGTCGGTGACGCGGTTCACACCGCTCAACACCTTGAGCAGGGTCGACTTGCCGGCGCCGTTTTCGCCCATCAGGGCGTGCACTTCACCGGCGCGGGCGTTGAAGTTCACCCCATCGAGGGCCCGAACACCGGGAAACTCGACGGTGACGTTTTCGACGACAAGCCAGGGGTCGGCCTCGGCGGCCACGGCCCCCTTGACCGGGGCCACACTCATAGCTGCAGTTCCTTGCGGACGTCCTGCCAGTTGTCACGTGTCATCAGGGTGCCGGTGGTTTCGGTATCGGCCGGCGGCTGCTTGTCTTCGGTGATCCACTGATAGAGGTTTTCAGCGCTCTGGCGACCGTGCATGGTCGAACTGACGGCCACGGTGCCGTAGAAGCCGGTGGGCTTTTCACGCGAGAACTCGGCGAAGGCCGCACCCGAGCCGTTGATGCCGACACCGATGACATCCTCCGGTGACAGGCCATACTGCTCGCTGGCGCGCACGCCGCCCAGCACGCTCTCCTCGTTGAGGGCATAGATCACCCAGTGATCAAACTTGCCGTACTTGGAAAACATCGGCGAGGCCGCGGCAAAGGCACTGGTGGTGTCAGTGTTCTGTTGCGGGGCATCGATCACGTTGTCCTTGTTGAAGCCGGCATCGAGCAGCGCCTGGGTCGCTCCGTCGGTACGCTCGCGGGCAGTGGGCAGCTCGTTGTTGGAGATACGCAGGGCACCGGTATTGGCCATGTCCCAGCCGCGACGCTTCATCTCCTCGGCAATGGCGTTGCCGACCTGCTCTCCGATCTTGTAGCCCGACATGCCCAGATGCGGCACCTCGGTCATGGGCTGGCCGTCACTCCCCACGAACTGGTCATCCACGGTCACGACCTTCATGCCGTACTGCTTTGCCCGGTTGGCAATCGCCATGCCAAGACGTACATCCGGCGGACAGATCACAAAGCCCTGCGCGCCCTGAGCGTTGAGGTTATCGATGGCGCTGAGCACCTGCTGACCGTCTTCACCGGCCAGACGTACCACGGTAAAGCCCTGTTCCTGACCCAGCTCGCTGGCGGCGCGCTGCTCGTTGATAAACCAGGCCTGTTCGGGTTTTTTGACGATAAAGCCGATCTTGACGTTGTCATCACTGGCATGCGCCATGCTCAGCGGCACCAGGGCCATGAGCGTGGTGGCAATCACACGGGAAAAGGCAGGTAGCAGGGACATCGTGGACTCCAGGCCCTCGTGGGGCAGGTTATTGTTCAGGGGTGATCAAGGGCGCCGTATCGCGCCAGTGAGACACCATGGCCAACATACGGCGCGACTTAAGTGGCGACTAATGCGTCAAGTCATCTGAAGCGATATCGAAAAGGCTATGAGGATTGGATAAAGCCAGTGCACATGCCCTTTGCCGCCAGAGCGCCTGGTGCGGGCGCTGAGACTAAAGTTACGCGCGACTTAAGCAGTATGATGTTGAGGCAACTTCCATCGTGAATCCTTCACGCCACAACAATTTCGGTATCAATAAAATCGCCCGGCGCCATTGGCCGGGCGAATGTGAACAACACAAGCTGATTTCTCTCGATGACCTTACTCGTAGGCCATGTCTTCGAGCTCGCGACCCCGTGTTTCCTTGACCATTTTGATCACGAAAAAGACCGAGATCAGGGCAAAGAAGGCGTAGATCCCGTAGGCGCCGCCCAGACCGATACCGGCCAGCATGATCGGGAAGGTCATGGTGATACCGAAGTTGGCCAGCCACTGGAAAAGTCCCGACACGGCCAGTCCCGAGCCGCGCATCTGATTGGGGAACATTTCCCCCAGCATGACCCACATGACCGGGCCCCAGGAGGCGTTGAAGAACATGACGTAGATGTTGGCCGACAGCAGCGCCACGATGCCCATGCTGTCGGACAGACGCAGCGAGCCATCAACGATCGCCGCCGTCGAGAAGGCATAGGCCAGAATGCACAGCGTGACCGTCATGCCGACCGATCCGATCCACAGAATCGGCTTGCGCCCGACCTTGTCGATGACCGCAATGGTGATCAGACAGGCTGCGATACTGACCGCGCCGCTGATGATGTTGATCAAAAGCGCATCGCTTTCGGTGAAGCCGACCGACTGCCAGAGCACCGCACCGTAGTAGAACACCACGTTGATACCCACCAGCTGCTGGAAGACGGCAAGGCCGATGCCAACCCAGACAATGCGATGGACACGGCCGGTTGCGCCATTGATCAGATCGGAAAGGCCCGGGGCCCGCTCACGATGCAGCGACGTACGAATGTCTTCTGCCTTCTGATCCGCTTCGCGATCGGCCATCAGCGTCCTGAGCACCTTGAGGGCCTTTTTGCTTTCGCCCTTGCTGATCAGAAACCGCGGACTTTCCGGTATGCCCAGCAGGGCCAGAAAGAAGATGGTGGCCGGAATCAGTTCCATCCAGAACATCCAGCGCCAGGCTTCAAAACCACCCCAGAATTCGGCGGTCGAGGCACCGGCCACCCGCGCCAGCACATAGTTGCTGACAAAGGCCATGAAAAGCCCCGTGATGATGGCAATCTGCTGAATGGTCGCGAGTCGGCCACGAATGGCCGCCGGGGCTACCTCACTGATATAGGCCGGCGTCATGACGCTGGCCGCCCCCACCGCAATCCCGCCGAGAATGCGGTAGATGACAAACTCGAAGGACCCGGTGGCCACACCCGAGCCCCAGGCACTGACAATGAAAAACAGGGCGGCCACGATCAACAGCATCCGTCGCCCAAAGCGGTCCGCCAGCCGGCCGGCAAAGAAGGCGCCGCCGGCACAGCCCAAAAGCATCGAGGCCACGTTGAAGCCCGTACCGGCCGCCTCGGAGTCGAAGGCAGCCTGCAGGCCATCTACGGTACCGTTGATGACCCCGCTGTCAAAACCGAACAGGAAGCCGCCGAGGGCGGCGACACAACAGATAATGAAGACGTAGAACTGCCGTTTGCGGCTGTCCTCGTCCTGTAGCGCAGTGGCTGATGACATGATGATACCTCCCGGGATCCTGTTTTATTGTCGTCTGTTGAGATCGATGGTGATCAAGGGCCGATGGGGCCTTGTGCCGCTATAGCCAGCCGCCATCGACCCAGTAGTTGTGAGCTGTACAGCCCCCGGCCGCATCGGAGGCCAGAAAGAGCACCATGTTGGCCACGTGATGCGGGTGCAGCCGAACCTTGAGCTTTTGTTCTGCAACAATCTGCGCCTCGTCTTCCGGGGTGTACCAGCGCGACTGACGTGGCGTCTTGATGTTGCCGGGAATCACGCAGTTGACGCGAATGCCGTCACTGCCCAGCTCGCTGGCCAGCGCCCGGGTCAGGCCCTCGATGGCCGCCTTGGCGGTTTCGTAAAGCACCATGCCGGGCTGGCCGAGATGCCAGCTGATCGATCCCATGTTGATGATGGAACCGCGCCCCTGCGCGCGCATGCCGGCCGCCAACGCGCGCACCGCCAGCGCCTGATGGCGCAGATTGACCGCCATGCGATCGTCCCAGTACTCGGGCGTGACCTCCTCAAGCCGGTGGCGATCGTCATTGGCGGCGTTGTTGACCAGAACGTCTACCGTGCCGATTTCAAGAAGCACCTGATCCAGCGCGTGCGGGTCGGTCAGGTCACAGCGATGAAAGTGCACGTGCGCGCCCAGCGACTCGGCAAGCGATGCAGCCTCATCGATGATGTCCAGAAAGTGCACCTCGGCACCCTGCTCGGCGAAGGCACGCACAATGCCTTCCCCGATCCCGGAGCCGCCCCCGGTTACCACCACGCGACGGCCTTTCAGATCGGGATAGATCGGAGCAGTCATGATATTGATTCCGCCAGAATGGATTTAATTAAGAGTTCTTACCGCGCAGTGTCTACCTGCCCTGAGGATGCAGCCATTGGACATAGGTCGACTCCAGGCATGACTTTCTAAACGTCGAATTGCCGGACGTCAGAACACATTCGATGATAAAAGGGATGACCGACGCTCAAACACGTCGTGCCAGAGAGGGCATCTGCCTGCCTGTTCGTTATCGCAACCCGGTGCCCGACACCATGACTCGTTTGTCCGACCCACGCCCTGCAGGCGATCTCAACTCCCTGAAACAGCGTAACCGCCTGGCCATTCTGGATGCGCTGAGGCGAACGCCGGGCATGACCCGCACCGAACTGGCACGCCAGACGGGACTGACCAAGGTGACCGTTGGCAGCGCTGTCGCCCCGCTGCTTGAAAGCGGCTGGCTCGAGGAAGGTGCCCTGCAGTACCGGCGGGGCGGCAGACCCGGGCGTGAACTATCGCTTGGCGAACATCACCACCTGATGCTGGGAGCCGAAGTCGGCGTGCATGAACTCCGGGTGATGGCCTGCACGCTGTCCGGTGCCACACTGGCGCAGCGCTGTATATCCCTGTCCAGCCCTGCCCCTGACGACGCCGCCCGCCTGCTGGCGCACGAGATCACGACATTGCTTGAAAGCGATGATCTTGGCGCACGCCGGCTGCTGGGAATAGGCGTGGCCCTGCCGGGGCCGGTCATGCCGGGCGAGCCGCTGCTGGGACTGGCCCCCAACCTGGGCTGGCATCAGGTCCGGTTTCTGGATCTGCTGGCAGATCACCTTCCGGCGCTTTCGGGCATTCGGCTGATGGATAACGAATCCTCGCTGGCCGCGTTCGGCGAGCTCTACTTCGCCACGCACGGCGCGCCCGAATCACTGCTGTTTGTCAGCGCCGATACGGGTATTGGCAGCGGTCTGGTGGAAAACGGCGCGCCGCCACGCATCATCCGCGGCGTGCATGGCCTGGCCGGTGAAATTGGCCACACCCTGCTGGACCCGGACGGGACGCTGTGTCACTGCGGCAATTACGGCTGCGCCGAGACGCTGGTAAGCGGCTGGCGGCTGCGTCAGCAGCTCGGTATCGAGGACAGCGTGGATCTGGTCGATGGCGTGGCCGCTCTGCCCGACGCCACGACCGCCCCGGTGCTCAAGCAGGCCGGCCAGGCACTGGGCATGCTGCTGCACAATCTTCATCACACGCTCAATCCCGCCGAGATCGTGATTGGGGGCACGCTGACCACCCTCGGCCCCGCCTTCATGGACCCGGCACTTGCCCGCTTTGCCAGTACCCAGCGTCGACTGCTGCCGGAAGCCACCCTGATTACCCCTCGCGTTCTGGCACAACACCAGCTGATACCCGCCCGGGGGGCCGCAGCGATGGTCATGGCCAGCGCCCTGTCGCTCCTTGAGTCATCGGAATGATGTCGACCCTCCCCTGCGTGCGGGCATGAAAAAACCGTCCGACCCTTGCGGGCCGGACGGTTGAGAGGACTGCCTGATGCGTTACCTGTTGAGCAGTGACGCCGGCTGGTCATTGCCCGCCTGAGACGCGCCCCCCTCATTCTGCTCGCCCAGGGAGAGCCAGGTATTGATGACCGTATCCGGGTTGAGCGAGAGACTGTCGATGCCTTCACTCATCAGCCAGGCGGCGAAGTCCGGGTGATCCGACGGGCCCTGCCCGCAGATGCCCACGTACTTGTCCTGGCGCTTGGCGGCGCGGATGGCCATTGACAGCAAGGCCAGCACGGCATCGTTGCGCTCGTCAAACTGCTCGGAGACCGTACCGGAGTCGCGGTCCAGCCCCAGCGTGAGCTGGGTCATGTCGTTGGAGCCGATCGAGAAGCCATCAAAGTACTCAAGGAACTGATCAGCCAGCAGCGCATTGGAAGGCAGCTCGCACATCATGATGACCTTGAGGCCGTTTTCACCGCGCTTGAGACCGTGGGTTTCCAGCGTCTCGATCACGGCACTGGCGTCCTTGAGCGTCCGCACGAACGGAATCATGATCTCGACGTTTTCAAGGCCCATCACGTCGCGTACCCGCTTGACCGCCTGACACTCCAGCGCGAAGCAGTCACGGAAGTCCGGCGAGACGTAGCGACCGGCACCGCGGAAGCCCAGCATCGGGTTTTCCTCGTGCGGCTCGTACTGTTCACCACCCACCAGGTTAGCGTACTCGTTGGTCTTGAAGTCCGACAGACGCACGATGACACGCTTGGGCCAGAAGGCCGCCGCCAGGGTCGCCATGCCTTCGGTCAGACGGGCCACGTAGAACTCGACCGGATCAGAGTAACCCGCAATGCGGCTCTTGATTTCAGCCTGCAGCGCCGGCGTCTGACGGTCGAACTCCAGCAGGGCACGCGGGTGAATGCCGATCATGCGGTTGATGATGAACTCCAGACGCGCCAGACCCACGCCCTCGTTGGGCAGTGTGGCAAAGTCAAAGGCTCGGTCGGGATTGCCGACGTTCATCATCAGCTTGAGCGGCAGCTCCGGCAGATCATCGATGGCGGCACTATTGACCTCGAACTCCAGCTCGCCTTCGTAGATGTAGCCGGTGTCACCCTCGGCACAGGAAACGGTGACATGAGACGTCGATGTCAGCCGTTCGGTGGCATCGCCACAGCCGACTACCGCCGGAATGCCCAGCTCGCGGGCGATGATCGCCGCGTGGCAGGTACGTCCGCCACGATTGGTCACGATCGCCGCGGCACGCTTCATGATCGGTTCCCAGTCCGGGTCGGTCATGTCGGTGACCAGCACATCGCCTGGAGAGACTTCGTGCATCTGGCTGATGTCGGAGATGATCTTCACGGGGCCGGCGCCGATGCGCTGACCGATGGCACGCCCTTCGGCGACCACCGGGCCACGAGACTTGAGCTGGTAGCGCTCCATGACCTGCTTGCGCGAGCGAACGGTTTCCGGACGCGCCTGAACGATCAAAAGCTCACCGGTGTGACCATCCTTCGCCCACTCGATGTCCATCGGGCGGCCATAGTGCTGCTCGATCAGCATGGCCTGACGGGCCAGCGCTTCGATTTCTTCATCACTCAGGCAGAAACGGTCCTGGTCGGCGGTGTCGACCGGCTCGATGCGTACCTGCTTGCCGTGAGCGCGATCATCGGCATACACCATGCGCTCGGCCTTGGTGCCCATGCTGCGACGCACGACCGAGGGGCGATTGGCAGCCAGAGTGGGCTTGTGAACGTAGTATTCATCCGGATTGACGGCGCCCTGTACCACCATTTCGCCCAGACCCCAGGCGGCAGTAATGAACACGACCTGATCGAAGCCGGACTCGGTGTCGATGGTGAACATGACGCCCGAGGTGGCCAGATCCGAGCGCACCATGCGCTGCACACCGGCGGACAGCGCCACGCCCTTGTGATCGTAGCCCTGGTGAACGCGGTAGGAGATGGCGCGGTCATTGAACAGCGAGGCAAACACGTGGTGAATCGCCTCACGTACCGCGTCCAGTCCCTGCACGTTGAGGAAGGTTTCCTGCTGGCCGGCAAAGGAAGCGTCAGGCATATCCTCGGCCGTGGCCGACGAGCGTACCGCAAAGGAAGCGTTCGGATTGTCGCCGGCCAGCTGTTCGTAGGCCGTGGCGATGGCGCTGTCGAGTTCAGCGGTAAAGGGCGTGTCGATCACCCACTGACGGATACGGGTGCCGGCAGCGGCCAGCGCCTGGGTATCGTCGATGTCGGTCTCATCAAGCAGAGCGTGGATGCGATCATCCAGACCGCTCTGCTCCAGAAAGCGTCGCCATGCATCGGCGGTGGTCGCAAAGCCATTGGGCACCTGAACGCCCAGACTGGTCAGATGACTGATCATCTCGCCCAGCGAGGCATTCTTGCCTCCGACACGATCCACATCGTGCATGCCCACCTGGTCATACCAGAGCACATCCAGCTCAGCGCTGTTGGGGCGATTGTCGTCTGTCACCTTGCGATCACTCATTTCCGTCTCTCCCGGCAATCCTTTAGCCACCAATACCCGAAGCTACCGGCGGTGCCCTACCCAAAAGTAAACAACGTAAAAAAACGTCGCCCGGGGCGTGTCGATGCATCGCACGACCACATAAAAACGACGTTTTTCAAATTCTTCTGTCCCATGACAGTCGAGCAGAGCGTAATCATTTTTTTCGACCTGCCATAGCCTTCATGACAAGTTTTAAGGCCAGGAGCATTTTGAAAGACTACTACAATGCATTAACATAAAGTATGAACAATGCAGTTCAACTTATTGAATATGAAAAACAATATCAAAATAAACAGAGTACAAAAAATCACTACATGGTTTGTAGTGCGTGCGCAAATTTGACAAATAAGGTCGCAATGGCATTGCAACATTTTGGCCATTACCGTGGTTTAATGCCTGATAAATCGTGTCTTTTTATGTCGGGAAGAGAGGGCCTTATGCCAAAAACAGTGTTTTATATTTCCGATGGCACGGCCATTACCATGGAAGTGCTGGGACATGCCGTTCTCTCCCAGTTTGATACGGAATTTACCCAGCGCACCTGGCCCTTCGTCGACACTCGCGAGCGCGCGATCGAAATTCGTGATCGTATTGACCGGCTCTTTGCCGAGACCGGTGAGCGACCCATCGTCTTTTACTCGATCGTCAGTGATGAAATTCGCCAGATCATCCTGTCGAGTCACGGCTTCTGCCATGACGTGATCGAATCCGTCATCGCCCCGCTCAGCGAAGAGCTCAACATGGCACCGCATCCCACGCTGCACCGCACTCACGGGCTCAATCAGCGCAATGTGGCCCGCTATGACGAGCGCATTGCAGCGATCGACTATGCGCTGGCGCACGATGATGGCCTGTCGCTGCGTCATCTCGAGCAGGCCCAGGTGATCCTGATCGGCGTCTCACGCTGTGGCAAAACGCCCACCAGCCTTTATCTGGCCATGCAGTTTGGTCTGCGGGTGGCCAACTACCCCTTCATTGCCGATGACATGGACCGCCTGGCACTGCCACCGGCCCTTCGAGAGCAGCGCGGCAAGCTGTTCGGATTGACCATCAATGCCGACCGGCTCGCCGCCATCCGCAACGAACGGCGCACCGCCAGCACCTATGCCTCGCTCAGACAGTGTCGACTGGAGCTTTCCGAAGTCGAGGCCCTCTATCGTCGGCTGCGTATTCCCTATCTGGACACCACCAACTATTCGGTCGAGGAGATCGCCACGCGCCTGATGGATACGCTCGGTATTGATCGGCGCATTTTTTGATCGCGGGCATTGCGCGTGACAAGGGATAACATGGACGGCTCGGTGGCGAGCCGTCGGAGGGAAGCGCTGCTGGAGGATCAGCCGCTCAGCAGGCTGGTATAGCGCGCCATGTCGACGTTGCCGCCGCTGATAATGATGCCGACACGTCTGCCCTGCAGTTCCTCTTTCATCTGCCGCGCTGCGGCGAAGCCAAGGCAACCGGTTGGCTCGACGACCAGCTTCATTCGCTCGGCCAGAAACGCCATGCACTCAATGAGTTCGCTGTCTGAAGCAGTCAGAATGTCGTCGACATCGCGCTGAATGATGGGAAAGGTGATCTGCCCCAGATGCTGGGTCTGCGCGCCATCGGCAATGGTGCGAGGCGTGTCGATGTGAACGATCCGACCGCTGCGAAATGATTGCTGCCCATCGTTGCCCGCCTGGGGCTCGACGCCATAGATCCGGCACCCGGGCGACATCGAACGCGCTGCCAGCGCAGAGCCCGACAGCAGACCACCACCGCCCAGACACACAAACAGCGCATCCAGCGGGCCGGTCTCTTCAAAAAGTTCCATGGCGGCCGTGCCCTGACCGGCCAGAACATCGGGGTGATCATAGGGCGGGATCAACGTCAGGCCGTGTGTTTCGGCCAGCTCGCGGCCAATCTGCTCGCGATCCTCGG contains:
- a CDS encoding pyruvate, water dikinase regulatory protein — translated: MPKTVFYISDGTAITMEVLGHAVLSQFDTEFTQRTWPFVDTRERAIEIRDRIDRLFAETGERPIVFYSIVSDEIRQIILSSHGFCHDVIESVIAPLSEELNMAPHPTLHRTHGLNQRNVARYDERIAAIDYALAHDDGLSLRHLEQAQVILIGVSRCGKTPTSLYLAMQFGLRVANYPFIADDMDRLALPPALREQRGKLFGLTINADRLAAIRNERRTASTYASLRQCRLELSEVEALYRRLRIPYLDTTNYSVEEIATRLMDTLGIDRRIF
- a CDS encoding sugar porter family MFS transporter; translation: MSSATALQDEDSRKRQFYVFIICCVAALGGFLFGFDSGVINGTVDGLQAAFDSEAAGTGFNVASMLLGCAGGAFFAGRLADRFGRRMLLIVAALFFIVSAWGSGVATGSFEFVIYRILGGIAVGAASVMTPAYISEVAPAAIRGRLATIQQIAIITGLFMAFVSNYVLARVAGASTAEFWGGFEAWRWMFWMELIPATIFFLALLGIPESPRFLISKGESKKALKVLRTLMADREADQKAEDIRTSLHRERAPGLSDLINGATGRVHRIVWVGIGLAVFQQLVGINVVFYYGAVLWQSVGFTESDALLINIISGAVSIAACLITIAVIDKVGRKPILWIGSVGMTVTLCILAYAFSTAAIVDGSLRLSDSMGIVALLSANIYVMFFNASWGPVMWVMLGEMFPNQMRGSGLAVSGLFQWLANFGITMTFPIMLAGIGLGGAYGIYAFFALISVFFVIKMVKETRGRELEDMAYE
- a CDS encoding threo-3-hydroxy-L-aspartate ammonia-lyase yields the protein MNHHPTFEDVVAASKRLEGQARRTPVMTSRTVDEMLDARVFFKCENFQRSGAFKFRGAFNALSQFTPEQKRAGVVAFSSGNHAQAIALSARLLGIPATIVMPEDAPKAKVAATKGYGGNVVMYDRYTEDREQIGRELAETHGLTLIPPYDHPDVLAGQGTAAMELFEETGPLDALFVCLGGGGLLSGSALAARSMSPGCRIYGVEPQAGNDGQQSFRSGRIVHIDTPRTIADGAQTQHLGQITFPIIQRDVDDILTASDSELIECMAFLAERMKLVVEPTGCLGFAAARQMKEELQGRRVGIIISGGNVDMARYTSLLSG
- the araG gene encoding L-arabinose ABC transporter ATP-binding protein AraG, which produces MSVAPVKGAVAAEADPWLVVENVTVEFPGVRALDGVNFNARAGEVHALMGENGAGKSTLLKVLSGVNRVTDGALRVGGERHVFANAREALRLGIAIIYQELTLSPNLSVAENLLLGQLPQHYGIVDRKRLRERALMILEELGEGSVHPSTKVRDLSIGQQQMIEIGRALLRDARIIAFDEPTSSLSVQETRQLKRIVKRLRDEGRVVLYVTHRMEEVFEMCDAVTVFRDGRHICTHETMAGLTQDQLVSEMVGRDIEDVYGYRSRETGDVILKVQNLEGRGLAAPVSFEVRRGEVFGFFGLVGAGRSELMRLVCGVEAPKGGEIHFNGRTGRFSSPGDAIRAGIAMCPEDRKSQGIFPVASVTDNLNISCRRFFKRMGLWRHPRRELENTRDYIKKLRIRTPGPRTRISTLSGGNQQKVILARWLSEKIELFVMDEPTRGIDVGARRDIYNLLYDLADQGKAVVVISSDLTEVSAICDRIGVMRNGALVDIVDRDAATPERLLGLALPA
- the ppsA gene encoding phosphoenolpyruvate synthase, encoding MSDRKVTDDNRPNSAELDVLWYDQVGMHDVDRVGGKNASLGEMISHLTSLGVQVPNGFATTADAWRRFLEQSGLDDRIHALLDETDIDDTQALAAAGTRIRQWVIDTPFTAELDSAIATAYEQLAGDNPNASFAVRSSATAEDMPDASFAGQQETFLNVQGLDAVREAIHHVFASLFNDRAISYRVHQGYDHKGVALSAGVQRMVRSDLATSGVMFTIDTESGFDQVVFITAAWGLGEMVVQGAVNPDEYYVHKPTLAANRPSVVRRSMGTKAERMVYADDRAHGKQVRIEPVDTADQDRFCLSDEEIEALARQAMLIEQHYGRPMDIEWAKDGHTGELLIVQARPETVRSRKQVMERYQLKSRGPVVAEGRAIGQRIGAGPVKIISDISQMHEVSPGDVLVTDMTDPDWEPIMKRAAAIVTNRGGRTCHAAIIARELGIPAVVGCGDATERLTSTSHVTVSCAEGDTGYIYEGELEFEVNSAAIDDLPELPLKLMMNVGNPDRAFDFATLPNEGVGLARLEFIINRMIGIHPRALLEFDRQTPALQAEIKSRIAGYSDPVEFYVARLTEGMATLAAAFWPKRVIVRLSDFKTNEYANLVGGEQYEPHEENPMLGFRGAGRYVSPDFRDCFALECQAVKRVRDVMGLENVEIMIPFVRTLKDASAVIETLETHGLKRGENGLKVIMMCELPSNALLADQFLEYFDGFSIGSNDMTQLTLGLDRDSGTVSEQFDERNDAVLALLSMAIRAAKRQDKYVGICGQGPSDHPDFAAWLMSEGIDSLSLNPDTVINTWLSLGEQNEGGASQAGNDQPASLLNR
- a CDS encoding ROK family transcriptional regulator — encoded protein: MTDAQTRRAREGICLPVRYRNPVPDTMTRLSDPRPAGDLNSLKQRNRLAILDALRRTPGMTRTELARQTGLTKVTVGSAVAPLLESGWLEEGALQYRRGGRPGRELSLGEHHHLMLGAEVGVHELRVMACTLSGATLAQRCISLSSPAPDDAARLLAHEITTLLESDDLGARRLLGIGVALPGPVMPGEPLLGLAPNLGWHQVRFLDLLADHLPALSGIRLMDNESSLAAFGELYFATHGAPESLLFVSADTGIGSGLVENGAPPRIIRGVHGLAGEIGHTLLDPDGTLCHCGNYGCAETLVSGWRLRQQLGIEDSVDLVDGVAALPDATTAPVLKQAGQALGMLLHNLHHTLNPAEIVIGGTLTTLGPAFMDPALARFASTQRRLLPEATLITPRVLAQHQLIPARGAAAMVMASALSLLESSE
- a CDS encoding SDR family NAD(P)-dependent oxidoreductase encodes the protein MTAPIYPDLKGRRVVVTGGGSGIGEGIVRAFAEQGAEVHFLDIIDEAASLAESLGAHVHFHRCDLTDPHALDQVLLEIGTVDVLVNNAANDDRHRLEEVTPEYWDDRMAVNLRHQALAVRALAAGMRAQGRGSIINMGSISWHLGQPGMVLYETAKAAIEGLTRALASELGSDGIRVNCVIPGNIKTPRQSRWYTPEDEAQIVAEQKLKVRLHPHHVANMVLFLASDAAGGCTAHNYWVDGGWL
- a CDS encoding arabinose ABC transporter substrate-binding protein; translated protein: MSLLPAFSRVIATTLMALVPLSMAHASDDNVKIGFIVKKPEQAWFINEQRAASELGQEQGFTVVRLAGEDGQQVLSAIDNLNAQGAQGFVICPPDVRLGMAIANRAKQYGMKVVTVDDQFVGSDGQPMTEVPHLGMSGYKIGEQVGNAIAEEMKRRGWDMANTGALRISNNELPTARERTDGATQALLDAGFNKDNVIDAPQQNTDTTSAFAAASPMFSKYGKFDHWVIYALNEESVLGGVRASEQYGLSPEDVIGVGINGSGAAFAEFSREKPTGFYGTVAVSSTMHGRQSAENLYQWITEDKQPPADTETTGTLMTRDNWQDVRKELQL